The following is a genomic window from Candidatus Paceibacterota bacterium.
ACTGGGGGCAGCGATTGGTTTTATCGCGGCCCCTTCGCACAGAGGATCGGGCGCTGGATGCAAGCCAACGGCGGTATCCTGACCGTCGAGGACTTCCGAAGTTACAGGACTTGTGTACGGGAACCGGTCTTCTCCAATTATCGCGGATACACCGTTGTTGGCTTTCCACCACCGAGTTCCGGAGGCGTTCACGTGGCACAGATACTTAACATGCTGGAAACCTTCGACTTGAAGGCCCTGAGCGAGCCCGTGCGCTTGCATGTGATAGCGGAGACGATGAAGCTCGCCTTCGCCGACCGCGCGCATTGGCTGGGTGATCCCGACTTTGTGAATGTGCCGCGAGGTTTGACCGACAGAAACTACGCTGCCGGTCTAGCCCAAACCATCAACCCGGAGCACGCGAGCAAGACCGTATCTCATGGGACGCCACCGAACTCGCAGACCGACCACTTCAAGAAGCACACGACACATTTCTCCGTTGCTGACGCCGAAGGCAATTGGGTCGCTTGCACGGCAACCATCAACACCAGCTTCGGCTCCAAGGTGGTCATCCCAGGCACCGGGGTAGTCATGAACAATGAAATGGACGACTTCTCCATCCAACCTGGAGTGACCAACTACTTCGGGTTGGTTGGCGACAAAGCTAACGCCGTCGGGCCGGGCAAACGCCCGCTCTCCAGCATGACGCCCACCCTGGTGCTGAAGAACGGCCAGCCGATCATTGCCTTGGGTGCAGCCGGCGGCCCAAAGATCATTTCACAGGTTGTGCTTGAACTGGTCTGCCTGCTTGATCTGGGAATGAGTCCAGCGCAAGCGTTGGCCCAGCCGCGTATTCATCACCAATGGTCCCCGGCCGAATTGATGGTCGAGAAAACCCTGCCGCGCAAACTCCAGGCGGAGTTGGCGCGCCGCGGTCATGAACTCAAGAGCCTATCTTCAGTTGGCGTATCCCAGATCGTAGCACGCAGTCCGGACGGCCGAACTTTCCTTGGGGCTGCCGATCCCCGCGCCGGTGGTCGAGCCGCGGGGTGGTAGAAGGTTGAATATGAACGCCAGAAGCCCCGTCCAAGTAACGTAAGGTTTGCACGCAGGGTAAGGGCTCCGCGCCAAAAAGGGGCGGTGCAGGGCTTGACCGCCCGGCCCTTCCCGGCGAACCTGACAAAGAACTGAAAGACAACGGTTTATGAGAATGCGGGCTTCTCTGATGGGCCTGTTCGCGAGCGCAGGTGCCGCTTCCCTCATGGTCCTTAACTCAATAGCACAGGACACTTCGGGAACGACGAATGCAGCCGTGACCCCAGCCAAGGCGGATGTCGCAGCGGTCAGACTTCCTTACGGGGTTGAAGATGTTCTCAAGCTCAGTCGCGCGCAGCTTAGCGAGGACGTCACGGTTAACTTCATCCACAATTCGGGCACAATCTATAATCTTGCGCCCAAAGATATTGTGTATCTGCGAAACGAGGGTGTTTCGGACCGAGTGATTAACACCATGCTGGATCAGCGCAAGAACGTGCCAGCTAAACCGGCTGCTCAGACGGCGCCGGCGGGCGTAGCGCCCGCACCGCAGGCACCTGTTAGTGCGTACGCCAGCGAGGCTCCTGCCCCGCAATACGCCCCGTCTTATGTCCAGCCAGCGCCGGTTTACGTCGAACCTGAGCCCAATTACGTCCCAGCTTCCACCGTGTATGTGATTCCGTATCCTTACGCGGGCTACCGCTACCCAGGCTACTACCCCACTTCGGGGGGCTACCCTTATTATTACGGTGCTTACTACGGCTGCACTGCCCCTTCGGTCTTGTTTAGTTTTGGATATCGCGGAGGTTATCGCGGCGGCCATTGCGGTGGCGGGCGCTATCACGGCCACCACTAGACTGTCCGGCCCGTTTGGGGAAGTCCGACGCTGCAGCTTTTCTGGCGCGAGTTAATTTCTTTATGGCCCACGGGCTTTACGCCGATTGGTTAAGCCAGACGAACGCGAAGGACGAAAGGGCACTGCACATTGCAGGCGAGGTTTAGTCTAGCACATGCCGTGGGGCCTGGTATACATGGGCCATCCAGATTACAACCATGACTACGAAACGAGATAGAAAAGCCTGGCTTACAGGCGGAACAATTCAATGTGAACCGCCACCCTTAGCCCAGCACCCACCGCGCCGGTTGGTGTTGTTGGGAGCGCCGGGCGTTGGCAAAGGCACGCAGGCGGAGTTACTCTGCGCCAACCTGGGCACGTGCCACCTGTCCACAGGGGACATATTCCGCGCGGCGAAAGCTCTGGATCCCGCGGATCGAAGTCCGGCGCTGACCGCAGCGCTAGAGTATATGCGCCGAGGGGATCTGGTACCGGACGAAACGGTGCTGGCACTGGTGGCGGAGCGAGTGGGCTGCCTGCGGTGCGAGGGAGGCTTTTTGCTGGACGGCTTCCCCCGAACGGTCGCGCAGGCCGAGGCACTGGACCAATTGTTGGCAGGCGAGAAGCTCAAGCTTGACGCGGTGCTCAGCTACGAATTGCCGCTGGAGCGGGTAGTGTCGCGCCTGAGCGGACGGCGGACCTGCCCGAATTGCAAGGCGGTGTTCCACATCGAGGCGAGGCCACCGAAAGCGGCGGGAATCTGTGATCATTGCGGCGGCAAATTGTATCAGCGCGAAGACGACCGCCCGGAATCCATCCGGGTGCGCATGGAAGCGTATGAACGGAGCACGGCCCCGCTGGCAGACTTCTACCGTCGGAGAAACCTCCTCGTCTCAATCCCGGCTGAAGGCTCGCCTGAGCAGATCTTCAAACGTACACTCGATGCACTTAAAGCGACGGCATAGCCTTGTCATCGCCGGGTTGATTGCAATCGCTGAGGGATGCTTCACTCTCCAGGCGCAGAGCAGCAAGGATATCCTGCCGCAGCCGCCAGCGGGCAAGGAGTGGGATCTCGTTTGGCAAGATGAGTTCGAGGGCAAGGAGCTGAATGAAGCCAAGTGGAATCGCCTGGGGGATTGGAAACGGCGAGACGGCTGGTGGGTGCAGGAGGATGCTTATCTAAACGGCAAAGGAAGCCTGGTGCTGCGAACGCGCAAGAACGGTGAACGCTTCACCTGTGGCGCGGTCAACACGCGGGGCAAGTTCGAGCACACGTTTGGTCTTTACGTCACCCGCTGCAAGATGCCCAAGCAGGTGGGACATTGGCCCGCTTTCTGGCTTATGGCGCCTGGCGTCAACGCAGTCGGCAACGCAGGCCGCGACGGCACTGAAATTGACATCATGGAAGCCCCTTGGCGGGATGGGAGGCTAACTTCCAACCTGCACTGGGACGGCTATGGCAAGGACCACAAGCATGTGGGAACGAACGTCTGCCGGCCAGAGGTTGTTAAGGGCTGGCATACTTTTAGAATATTGTTGACTATATAGCCAAACGGGGTTAAGGTTGGGGTATGAAAGCTAAAGCTTACTCATACATCCGGTTCAGCACTAAAGATCAAATACAGGGCGACTCTCTGCGCCGGCAGACCGAGGCAACGGCAGAATGGTGCAAGCACAACACCGTTCAACTGGTGGAGAATTACAGTGACCTGGGCATCTCCGCGTTCCGGGGCAAGAATGCCGAGATCGGGGCGCTCTCCACGTTCCTCAAGCTGGCCAGTGCCGGCAGAATTGAAAAGGGCAGCTTCCTGGTGGTCGAGTCCCTTGACCGGCTGAGCCGCAACTCCATTATGGACGCCTTCGACCTATTCAGGGCCATAATGAAAGCGGGGGTTAGGATCGTGACACTGAGCGACGGTCATGTATACGACCAAGAGAAGATCAATAACGGCAACTTCACGGACCTGATTATCTCGCTCACCTATCTGAGCAGGGCCAACGAAGAGAGCCGCATAAAGTCGCAACGGATTGGGGCCGCATGGCAAAACAAGAGGGCACAGGTCGCAAATGAGAAGCTCACTCGCCTTTGTGTTGCATGGTTGAGGCTGGCCGATGACCGGAAGAGCTTTGAGCTGATTCCTGAGCGGGTCAAGATTGTGCGGAGAATCTTTGAGCTGGCCGCAAAGGGTGTAGGGGCCAACGCCATTGCAACGATGCTGCGGAAGGAGAAGGTTAAGACTTTTCGCGGCGGGTTCACCTGGCACGTTTCCTATGTTCGCAGAATCTTAGAGACCCGCGCGGCCATTGGAGAGCTGACGCCGACTACCCGGCGCAACGGCGTGGCGACAAAGTTGGAGCCGATACCGAATTATTACCCCGCCGTCATCAGCAAGGAACTATTCGCAACGGTCGCACAGTTGCGGAAGGCGCGACCGGACCTGCGTGGCAGGTCGCGTCGCTGCAATGTGTTCTCCAAGCTCATATTCGATACTAAGGGCAACACCGTCGTCTATATCAACAAGACGGGGCGCAACTCCAAGAATCGGCATGAATACTTGGTAAGCTACGGGGCGCTTGTCGGCAGGGCTGAATATGTCACTTGGCGATACGACGATTTCAAAGCCTCGTTCCTGGCTGTCTGCCAGAGGGCCGCACTGACTAAGTCCCCCGCTCCCGATAGGGACGGCGGCGAGCTGGCGGTTGCCAGGCTTGAATTGGCCGATAGTGAAAAGCAGATTGGCAGGCTAGTAGACTACCTGGCAAAAGGCGCCTCCGGGTCGGTGGAAACGAGGTTGCGAGAGTTGGAGGACAAGAAACGGGAGCTACAGCGCCGCATTGCGGATTTGGAGAACGAGGTTGCCGCAAAGCCTACGGACGTGGCCCGGATTGACTGGAAGGATACTGAGGCTTTGAGGGACAACCTGAGGGCCACAGTCAAGCGCATCACAATGGACGCCAAGGCCCGCTGGTTCAAAGCGGAGTTCCTAGACGGGCGGGTCTATGAGTTCCAAGAGCAGGGGGACAAGGTCAGGATCACTACGCCAGACGCACCTGAGACTTGGCTGCCAAGGAAGGCTTAACCATGACGCTTCCACCTCCCCTATTACACGGCAACCACTGGACCGGCCAGAACGTGGCCGGATGGTGGTGCAGTGAGAAGTTCAATGGTTGGAGAGCATATTGGACTGGCACCAAGCTAGTCAGTCGGCAGGGTAACGACTACCACGCCCCAGCCTGGTTCACCGAGTCATTGCCCCGGTTCCCGTTGGACTGTGAACTATGGCTAGGTATTGGTAAGACAGACGCCGATGTTCACAAGGCGGTTGCCAAGGGCCAGTGGGGCGACTTGTGGATTGTCGCCTTTGATGTGCCAGGCACCATTGCGGAGACCGGCATTGAGATTCTCCGCAGCCTGACTCCAGCCGGCAGGCTGATCGTTGCATCATTCTGGCGCGTGGAGTCGGCAGATGATGCCAAGTCCTACATGCGCCAGATCGTAGCCAAAGGCGGCGAGGGTGTTATGCTGCGCCGGCCTGGGAGTCTCTACCGCAACACCCGTTGCGATGACCTGCTGAAAATAAAGCCTTAGAACCCCTCGATTTTCGCTACGCGTTGGCCCTACAGCGCGTTTTTATTGGCGGGGGGTAGTCAGATAGTGGGGGTGAAATAAGGCGCGTCCTGCTGTCCAACGGGCGGCGATAGCGGTTGAGGCAGAGGCCATTCTGGAGGCGTTGAAACCCAAACGTGGCAGGCCGGAAAAGGGGCAAATTTTTGCCCCTTTACCGAAGGATGATAGGAAGGCATCTGCCAAGGCCGCCCAGCTTTTCAAGACAAACCGGACGTATGTTAATCAGGAAGAAATCGCCAAGGCGGTCGGAGTGCCACAACGAACAATTTCGCATGTTTTAGCCGAAATCCAAAAACTTGGAATCTGGCTAAAACCCTCCGATTTCGACCATATCGAGGATGAGAGGAAAGGCCGTTGCCAGCCGGCTAAAGGGTAATGGCCAGCTCTTCCGATTACTTCCGCAAACATGATTATCTCGAAACACCGCAACGGGTCGGGCACCATTTCGCCCATGATGGCTACGCAACCGAGTGCGGCAAATGCGTCGGCACAGTGGATTTCGACTTCGATGCGATTGACGCCAGACTCGGCACGGCCCCGCCTGAAACAGATCGCGACCGCGCTTTCCGTCAAGCTGGCGACCTGCTCGAGGTCTTGTGTGTCTGGCTGGCAGATTCCCAGACCATAAGCAGCGCCGGCTTACGCGCCTTCGCATTGGCATGGACGTTGAGACCTGGTGCCTTTGAAGAAAGATCAATCGCCGAGCTGGCAAAAAGACTCGGCGTCACACGTCAATCCATCGGCAAATACTGCACCAGCGTCTACGAAATGGGCCACGGCATTTTCCAGGGCAAAATGATGAACAACAGCGCGGCCAGGGAGCCGCGCCGCCAAATCGCGCTCGAGTACCACAGACGCGTAGGCCATCGGCTGCGGCGTAAACAATAAAAGCGGCTCGTGCGCAACCACGCACACGAGCCGCCTGGTTCGCGGCCTGCCGGGACACTCCCGTGACCGGCAGACCGCAGTGGCAGGGGAAAGTCGTAAAACCCTGCCTCCCCGCGGAGAAGTGAGGCCGCGGGAAAGTGTTTCTACCTACGCAGTTAAGGCGTCCGGGAGGAACGAGAACGAGGCCGGGTGCCGAACGCCCAAATCTACCCACTGGCTTACGTACAACTTTATTTCTCTCGTTGCAGCTGCGCTGTACGGATCGCAGACAACGTCGAGACCCGAACCCCAACTGCCGATGATGAGGTCGTTCCAGTTGCCGAAGTAGATCGCGGAACAGACGGTCGTAAGAGTGCCAAACGTCTCGGCATCCCCGAGCTGATTGGTCACAGCCGCACGATAGCCGTTGCAGGTGGCGCTCCCGTCGCTGAGTTGGTTCTCCCAGATGAAACCAGCCGCACCTTGCACGGTGCTCTTGACCGCCGATTTCAACACCTTGCGCACGGCTGAATTTGTCAGGTAAGCGCAGCTCGCGCCGTCGGCATTACCCGCGGCAACTGCCGCTTCGAGTTCGAGAATTTTCTCAAACGTAGGCAAAGCGCCGGCTGCGCTGTTGGTCACTG
Proteins encoded in this region:
- the ggt gene encoding gamma-glutamyltransferase, whose product is MLLSIAAAGVASAAATRGMVASVHPVATDAGVSVLKEGGNAIDAAVAVALTLGVVDSHNSGIGGGCFMLIHRANGSFVAIDGRETAPAAATQDMFVRRGKAETALSQAGPLASGVPGALAAYEFAVKHYGKLKLSDLILPAAEIAEKGFLLDTSYARCLMRLAGDLAQFSSSREVFFKNGRPLRKGEVLKQPDLAATYRAIATGGSDWFYRGPFAQRIGRWMQANGGILTVEDFRSYRTCVREPVFSNYRGYTVVGFPPPSSGGVHVAQILNMLETFDLKALSEPVRLHVIAETMKLAFADRAHWLGDPDFVNVPRGLTDRNYAAGLAQTINPEHASKTVSHGTPPNSQTDHFKKHTTHFSVADAEGNWVACTATINTSFGSKVVIPGTGVVMNNEMDDFSIQPGVTNYFGLVGDKANAVGPGKRPLSSMTPTLVLKNGQPIIALGAAGGPKIISQVVLELVCLLDLGMSPAQALAQPRIHHQWSPAELMVEKTLPRKLQAELARRGHELKSLSSVGVSQIVARSPDGRTFLGAADPRAGGRAAGW
- a CDS encoding recombinase family protein, translating into MKAKAYSYIRFSTKDQIQGDSLRRQTEATAEWCKHNTVQLVENYSDLGISAFRGKNAEIGALSTFLKLASAGRIEKGSFLVVESLDRLSRNSIMDAFDLFRAIMKAGVRIVTLSDGHVYDQEKINNGNFTDLIISLTYLSRANEESRIKSQRIGAAWQNKRAQVANEKLTRLCVAWLRLADDRKSFELIPERVKIVRRIFELAAKGVGANAIATMLRKEKVKTFRGGFTWHVSYVRRILETRAAIGELTPTTRRNGVATKLEPIPNYYPAVISKELFATVAQLRKARPDLRGRSRRCNVFSKLIFDTKGNTVVYINKTGRNSKNRHEYLVSYGALVGRAEYVTWRYDDFKASFLAVCQRAALTKSPAPDRDGGELAVARLELADSEKQIGRLVDYLAKGASGSVETRLRELEDKKRELQRRIADLENEVAAKPTDVARIDWKDTEALRDNLRATVKRITMDAKARWFKAEFLDGRVYEFQEQGDKVRITTPDAPETWLPRKA
- a CDS encoding family 16 glycosylhydrolase, whose amino-acid sequence is MHLKRRHSLVIAGLIAIAEGCFTLQAQSSKDILPQPPAGKEWDLVWQDEFEGKELNEAKWNRLGDWKRRDGWWVQEDAYLNGKGSLVLRTRKNGERFTCGAVNTRGKFEHTFGLYVTRCKMPKQVGHWPAFWLMAPGVNAVGNAGRDGTEIDIMEAPWRDGRLTSNLHWDGYGKDHKHVGTNVCRPEVVKGWHTFRILLTI
- a CDS encoding nucleoside monophosphate kinase; this translates as MTTKRDRKAWLTGGTIQCEPPPLAQHPPRRLVLLGAPGVGKGTQAELLCANLGTCHLSTGDIFRAAKALDPADRSPALTAALEYMRRGDLVPDETVLALVAERVGCLRCEGGFLLDGFPRTVAQAEALDQLLAGEKLKLDAVLSYELPLERVVSRLSGRRTCPNCKAVFHIEARPPKAAGICDHCGGKLYQREDDRPESIRVRMEAYERSTAPLADFYRRRNLLVSIPAEGSPEQIFKRTLDALKATA